aagtcttccttcacctttgttttctttactttatgaaactaatattattttatctaaattaatgccacttcttaatttaatatctattaaacatatatatttgcccatccacatccatcttggccggccactagagaataaattgggtaatttgacatgcaaggacaacattttctagcatgcatcaataggccacttcaacatttgcctatcacatttctaagctttctcacacaagtcctaattgataaaattcacttacaattaacaaaatccaaacatgaaattttcacacatgcatatatgcatataatgagcatcaattatgatggttaattattattacgactcggtttagtggtcccgaaaccactttccgactagggtcaatttagggatgtcacagttcACACTTGAAGAGTAAGTGCTTGTCAAGAATATTTGCCAAGTGGGTGAGCAATTCTTTGATACGAGTGGTTTAAGCCCTTGATGAGAGAGCGAGTGGTTTGGGTCCCACGATGAGACTGAGGGATTTAGGACAACTAGTCATCAAGGTGCATTGGTGGAATCAAAGGGTTGGCTATGAGCACTTCTCAAGTAGCTTGTCATGCTAACACATGTCAAAGTCTAAATAAAGTATAAcagtatttataaaaaaaattaaatttttttagagTTATTATTtaaaaagttctaaaaatgtcaAATTAACATTTTTACTCTAATTCAAAGGACAAATTAGTTATTAACTATTGAGATAACATGACACATCATTATTTCATTAAGATAAAAAAAATGGAATTTAATGGATGAGTGACAAAATAATGTGGATGCATATTATAACTTTTGATAATTGGATGGTAAAAAGagaaatttaaacataattcagTGACCAAACACAGAATTTACCCTTCATGACACGTGGCGCTACAAAATCTACCCTATCTTTAACCCTAAATATACCTTAAAGCCCCTGCTTAAAATCGTATACTCCCAATTCATAAAACACTAGATTTCAACAACCAATAAAAGCCCGCCACATCATAATCTATTGAAATCAGATAAATTTCACGTAAGCTCTGATCAAAGAAAATCCATTTATCCAACGTCAGCCCGTAACTGATCATCACCTCAAAAGAGTTTACCCAAAATGGCATCATCCTCAGTATCTATCATCGGCCGCATTTAAATCAACGAATGAAACAATGACACGCCACCATCAAACTCCCGTCGCCACTGCTCGATCTAAACACCGACTTCGTCGTGCTATCATGAGGAAACACGTGTCCTTTGTGACAACCGACACATTCGGTCACATACCGCAAAATTACAGGTGCAGCCGGTAACTTTCTCTCTGTCATTCCCGCTAGGTATATAAACAGCGTCCTGGAAAAATCCCCTCTTTACCAACTTTCTTTTCAGTTTCTAaattaagttataaaatttaaaaaaaaaaaacatttactccttttatttatatatttttcccaGCTCGTAGCTCGCGATTTTAAGGTTAGTAGATTCTctctttatttgtttattattattattatttacttaaaagTAGCTTATTCTGCTTTGATTTCTAAAACCAGTTAAGCCCACtgtttttgtttttggaaaatttgtttttattttaagtgattcaTGCTTGCTATATCTTGATCTTGATATTAAGTATTTAATTAATCGTTAATCTATTGATTCTACTGGGACTGTTCATCTTTCTAATTCGAGTTTGATTATACCGTGGGATTTTCAATGTAAGTAATTTAGGACTGAAACCTGATTGGTAGCTCGTTTTGATTAATGGAACGATTTGATTGCTGTTATGTACTTCCAAAATGCAAAAACTTTAGGATTTTATTGTTCTAGTAGTTATACATTCTTGTTTTAGTGAGATGGgtccaaaaattagggttttttgGGGTGTGTGGGGGAGGGGATGGTCGAGGGGATAGTTAAGGAAGTTTGTTTCGTTAAAATTATGGGGATTTATTCTTTGAAtcattttggttttctttttcaGTGTTTCCAGTCCTGATTGATTTATCTGAGTGGTACTGTTTGAAAAATTGTAACTTTGGACTGTTGAAGCACATGCAATTTGAACTCTAATATTTCTTATCTGTTTTTTCTATCATACATTGTTTTTAGATATCTGCAACAAATTGTTGAGGGTGTGTTTTGTTATTATTAGAAAGTTCTGGCTCTGGATAGCTATTTAGACTCCAGTCACCAGGGGGCGGTGCCTCCGATGGTACCTTCTCGGATGGCTGGAGGGTTAACCCAATCTTCCTCAAGTTCTGGAATTTTCCTCCAAGGAAATGGGCAGTCCCAGGCTGTAGTTAACTCTCGCTTGAGCTCACCTTATGAGAACTCATCTAATTCTATTCCTGGAACTGGGGTTCCTAATCTGGGTCCTGTTTCAGATAGTGTGGTGTTGAACAGTGTGGCAAACTCTGGACCTAGTGTTGGGGCAAGTTCTTTGGTCACAGATGCAAATTCGGCATTTTCTGGAGGTCCCCACTTACAGAGAAGTGCTAGCATTAATACAGATTCATATATGCGCTTGCCAGCTTCGCCCATGTCGTTTTCTTCCAACAATATAACCATGTCAGGTTCATCAGTTGTTGATGGGTCTTCTGTAGGCCATCATGGCTCTCATCAAGACCCAAGTGTCCAACAGATGCAACAGAGTCAGCAGCTGAAACAAGGGGCCTCAAGTGCTGCATCCCGGCCACAGCCACAAACTGGGCAAGTTTCTGTTCCGTTGGGTCCACGAGTCCCAGGGCCCTTCTTGCAAGACCCTGGTAATTTATCCCAGGTGCAGAAGAAGCCTCGGCTGGATATCAAACAAGAAGACATTCTGCAGCAGCAGATGTTGCAACAACTGCTACAAAGACAGGATTCCATGCAGTTGCAAGGTCGAAACCCTCAATTACAAGCTTTGATGCAGCAGCAGAGATTTAGACAACAGCAACAAATTTTGCAGTCGTTGCCACCATTGCAGAGAGCACACTTGCAACAGCAGCAGCAACAACAACAACAGCAGCAGCAATTGCAGTTGAGGCAGCAATTGCAGCAACAGGGGATGCAGCAAATAACTGGAATGAAACGTCCCTTTGATGGTGGTGTATGTGCTCGCCGCCTAATGCAATACTTATATCACCAACGGCAAAGGCCACCAGTGAGTTAATGTTTTTTATATACTGCATCTTGTGCCAAAGTATCTTGTATATTAATTGGTTTTATTCAAAGGTTTCAATTCTGTTACATTTTGTTTGTGGAAATCTGATTTATGTTCATATGCACAATTATTTTGTTGTTGCAGTCAACAAGTTATCTCATTATTAGCTAGTGTACGAATCTACTAGTGTTCATATGCTCAATTATCTTGTTTGCGGAAATCTGATTTATGTTCGTATGCACAATTATCTTGTTACAGTCTTAACTCATTTTCAACTTAGTAATAACTGAGATGCAAAGTTGTATGAATCCTGTTATATCTACTTGATTTTGTAGGACAATACCATTGCATACTGGAGGAAATTTGTTGCAGAATATTATTCTCCACGTGCAAAGAAAAGGTGGTGTTTATCAATGTATGATAATGTCGGGAGTCATGCACTTGGTGTTTTCCCTCAAGCAGCTATGGTCAGTATTTGTGCTTATTTCTCTCTACTTTGTAAaacaagaaaatttatttttctctctCGAAGTTAGTCTTTTCTACTGAATTTTTTGTTGTTTTCTGATTTGATAACGTTGCATGCATTCTTTGATGAGCAATACTCCATCACTTTCCTTCTTGAATTACATGCTTGTCTTCTAAATATGCAACATTCTTACTTTCATGTAAATTTCAGGATGCTTGGCAGTGTGACATTTGTGGGTCGAAGTCTGGAAGGGGGTTTGGTAAGAGATTTTATGAGCATCATTCCATTTGTTTTAGAGTGAATATTCTTGTTAGTTGATTTAGCAAAAGTACGCTTTAGGATTAGGGTACGTGAAACAAGCGTTCTATAGATTGTGCATGTTAGTGAATGTGTACCACACCACTGTAAACTAATTACTTTCTTTTCATTGATTTTTGGTTTTATCTTAGGACTTTTATGATTATAGaatatcattttttccttctccaTATATTGACATATTGGACTGAAGATGGAAacggaatttcttgaacttttagGGTTATGGGGTTTAGAATAATTGGTATTCCTTTTTCAGTTAAAACTGCCCTAGAATATGCCTTTTCATTATGTACCAATGACTTGAAATGAACATTTATTGAATCGTGCTTATGGATTTAACCAACTTCACCTAAAGTCTAGTGATTTTTAACGTTCTATGGACTTGTAGACTCCATTGTTGATACGCTTATTTTGTCTGACTAGTTAGAAAACATATGGCCTTGCAACTTAGCATCTGAGACACATACTGGATTTTTGACTAACTAATTACTCATGTTTACAGAGGCAACTTTTGAAGTACTTCCCAGACTTACTGAAATCAAATTTGGCAGTGGAGTAATTGATGAGCTTCTATATTTGGACATGCCCCGAGAGTGTAGATTTCCTTCTGGAATAATGATGTTGGAGTATGGAAGAGCTGTTCAGGAGAGTGTATATGAGCAGCTTCGGGTTGTTCGTGAGGGTCAGCTTCGTATCATATTCACTCAGGACTTAAAGGTCAATGTAAAACCTGTTTCACATTTTGCTGCTGTTCTCGACAATCTAGGGAATAGCTTATTAACTGTTTCTGTTTTTCAGATATTGTCTTGGGAATTTTGTGCACGTAGGCATGAAGAACTTTTTCCTCGTCATTTAGTTGCACCTCAGGTACTAAAGTTTGTGCCTTATTAGCTCTAACTTATGGATGATGCCTGTGTAAACAAAAACTCACTCTGCTTCTGTTTCTTTTGCATGTAATGTTTTCTGCTATATAAATCTTTGTGCTCTTTCCTGATCATATGTCCATTTTGTTTAAGTTCTTTAAAGACACCTGATATAAACtcaaaattataaattatgtaGGTAAACCAGTTAGTTCAGGTGGCACAAAAATGTCAGAGCACAATTTCTGAAAGTGGAGCTGAGGGGGTTTCTCAGCAGGACTTGCAAACAAACAGCAATATGTGAGTTAATCACATAAATgtgattatttttctttttataaaatcCTGTGGACGATGTTATCCTGATTCTTCGATTGGAGCACTTGAGAAACCTTGGAAGTATGAAGTTCTTTTGATTTGTTACATGGTTCACCCTCCTCAGGTGCTATTAAGCCACAGCGACCCAacccagaaaagtggttttgcaGGGTCTTCAAATTATAGTGTTGATTTTAGCTTGAGCTTTTTATGTTGTAGGAGCTTCAATTGGATGTATGTATATTTTAAGAATAGCATAGGTTATAACGAGTACATTTTTTGCTTTCTCTCAGGGTCCTAACAGCTGGACGACAGCTTGTTAAAAGTTTGGAATTACAGTCACTGAATGACTTAGGTTTTTCGAAAAGATACGTGAGGTGTTTGCAGGTACGGTTTTAACGTAGTGCATTTATATTCTGGTAAACAAATATTTTTTTTAGTTTCTTTATAGTTTGTTTTGCATTATTTGTTAGATTGCTGAGGTTGTCAACAGCATGAAAGATCTGATAGATTTTTGTCGAGAAAACAAGTCTGGGGCGATTGGTAAGTCGTACAATTTGCCATTCTGACCTCTGGATTGGTAAGTCGTACAGGATAGCTTTTATTCTCATTCCCCGTTTTTTGTAAACACCATATTTGCAGAGGGCTTGAAGAACTATCCTCGACATCCCTCTTCGACCAAACTCCAAATGCAAAAACTGCAAGAAATGGAGCAGATGACAAATGTTCGGGGTCTGCCAACTGACAGGAATACCCTCAATAAGCTGATTGCATTGAATCCTGGGATAAACAATAATCCAATGAGAAACAACAACCATCAAATGGCTGCTGGTCGAGGAACTTTAAGTGGTTCGGCACAAGCAGCTTTGGCACTTTCTAACTACCAGAACCTGCTCGTTAggcaaaattcaataaattcaaacCCTAACTCACTTCATCAGGAAGCCTCATCTTccttcaataactctaaccagaGTCCATCTTCGAGTTTCCAAGGGCCTGCTGCCTCGTTACCAGCTCAGCAACATACATTAAGCGTCACAGCAAATAACCTAATCCAACAGAATCACATGCAGTCATCTCAAGGAAATCCAGCTTTACAACAACAAATGATCCAACAACTTCTCCAGGAGATGTCTAATAACAACACGGGAGTTCAACAGCAGTCCGTGAATGGGCAGAATGAGAATGGAAGTGCGGGGAGAAACACCTCTGCTCTGGCTACAGCTACTTCTACCGTGTCTGGATGCGTTGCAGGGCCTGCAGTGAGTCAAAGCAACAGTTTCAAAGCCACTTCAAATGACAATTCTTTAGCCGCCGGTGGTGACAACAGATTCAACCGAGGACAACCTGATTTGCCTCAGAATCTCCATTCACAGGACGATACAGTTCCGGATATAGCTAATGATTTCATGGATAATGGGTTTTTTAACAATGACCTTGACTATAATATTGGTTATGGCTGGAAGGCATGACTAACATAATTTTGCCCCATATCATTGACTTTCTGCTAGTTTGGATCTTTTGGGCAAATCATTGTACAAAATATTtgaaatcatttttttttttttggcctcTCTAATATGGTATTACTGTGCCATAACTAGCTTTTTTTGTTCTTAAGTAGGTATTtactgattttttttcttttagttttcccTTTCTAAGGGTTTTCAGTTTTCAAGTATTTCAAGTGTAATCTATTGAACGAACTTGAGAACAGACTGGGTATCTTTATTAATATCATGTTTACAAGTTTTTCTGTTCTTTTTCTGTTTTAGGTAAAAAGGTAAAAGGTCAGCTCTGATCTAAAATCTTTACCGACAACCCTTTCTATTAATGTTAATGGTAAATTACACCCatgattattaaattattattaagtttatattttggtcacttaattttaaaaagttaaaaatattactgaattatttaaacattttcatttaagtcacaaAATTATTTGGAAGTACTTATTCATTGtactgttaaatttttttttttaaatttcaactaGTGAACTTCAAGTAACATTTTAAAGATTGTGGATCAATACTCATCGACAAGTAAGAGAATATACTTTAAATCTAAGTCAATCTAACAGTTTGTGTCGAAGATTAGAGAAGAAAGCTGTTTAGATTTTGATTTGTAAACTCATAATGATCAAAGCAATTCCATGAAAAAAACAAAATTGTAAAAGAGAATAGGAAGTAGAACTTTTAATTGGTGCAAATAGTACGAACATAGAATGTCATATAGTAACGATTTTAATAACCCAGTactaaaataaaaacttttgaattatGCAGTgaccattttaaaactttttgaagttaaataatcaaatagtttagtgaccttaACTATAATTTACCCAATATGTTAATAACCATGGAACATGCCATATCAAACGGCAGCAGTAAAATAAGAGTAGTTAGTTAGcaattttaaaatcttaaatgTTTAGGTTTGGGTTTTCAGTGcaattaatatatacattttctcatttatggatttaatttttcaattcagtAGTTGCAGTCTTCACTTTGATTGAAGCTTTAAAAAATCATCAAATAATTAATTACAATCACGACTTGGactaaaaattgataaaatttcaatACATTTCTTTAAAAATTTGAGAAATTATAGATTAATATAATGGTAAATTACAGTTGATCCCCAACTCTTAGGTGCCACTAATGCGAATACACAAATGATTTAAGATATTATTGTGTTCTTGTATGAATGCAAATGGCTTgatttcttttttaattaaactaaaaGTTGAAAACCACCCACAAGATGTTGGCTTATAATAATGATTTTAAGCAGCCTATTTGTAAATTGGAATAACAACCTTGGTTATATGCAAAATAGCCAATTTCTAGTCAAAACTCCCATTATAACCTACGTTAATGTCGAAAAGCACAACAGGGTTCAAAACGAGTCTACTACCACGGTTCCAAAGACATCCTTCTAGATCGTCTTTTTTACATTTACTGACTGAATCTAAGCATCACGACTCTTACATACCACACACAAAATTCGAGAAGTAAGAACACATAATCAATCGCCTCCGACTTGTCTCTTCCACGAGTCTTCCACAATCAACTCATCGACTCCCCAATCTTCATAACTGAAATGTTATACCAAAAGTTTAATCCACTAGGATAACTAAAGCGGAGGCAAGTAAATTAAAAACAAGATTCCAATTCCAAAACAAAAAATCTCACCTTCCATCGGGCAAGTAGCGTCTTATGGTAAAGGGTATTTTCCGCTCTCGAAGCTCCTTCATGGCAATCTAATATAAATGCAAAAGAATATAGTTATAGCAAAGAAAAAACCAAATCTAGTGTTGTCGGCAGTATCACGTGTATATTGCATACGGACTGGCAGGAAGATGGCTTGTGGACCATATTCCGTGCTAATATGACAGTAGACATTAACAGAGTTAAACCCTAATTCGTCTATTTAGTCTTGATTCCATATTAAATCAAAGGCTGAAGCCTGTTTTATACATATAGGTATTCGAAACATGTCTTGTCAAGTAGGAAAACCAAGTGGCAATCTCTTAACTTTATACCAAGCTAACCTATGGTTACAGCGTTatcaaattctttttataactcaAAATCAAATGcaatcattaacataatcataccTCAAGTGGGTCGGTCTCACCCTCCAACTCAACCATAACAGGTGCATTCATACTGCTCATCAGGACAAACAACAACAAATAAAATTATCGAATCGTACAACAAAACCGAAAACCATTCAAGGTACACGTGATTCTAAAAGGTTACTAAGCAAACCTGATTTGCAAGGCTCGGGTACCCAAGATTCTAGCACGCTCGTATTTGGTCATATACTTTGATGTTTTACGAGTAGTTTTGTCTTTAGCATCTTGGTCTACGTTGTCTTCGGTTTCGATAGGTTCTAGAGGAACATCATCGTTGTTATTGTTTTCCAAATCTTCCTCAGCTCCTTCCTGTTCACCATAAAGACAATTCAACACACAGTTCACATTCGATTTCTTACAACAAACAATGtagctttaaaaaaaaaaatccttactTCAATCTCAGGCTCTGGTGGCTCATCCTCATATCTACAGCAACGATATCAACATCCCACAGTTAAGTTCTTAAGCAACAATGTATAAGAAACACACTACGTTCCAACCAAAAAAGAAAATTTGCCCTCTGTTTGGTTGTTTGTAAACATTAGGGTTCATAAGAGAAAATTTCCCATACCCTAATTTTATTCCCAAAACAATCGAAGAGCAAAAACTAAAACAAACCCACTTCTTGGATTTGATTAGATTATCCGAATTTCAATAAAAACAGGGAAATATAATCAAATTATCGAAACGACTACATAAAAAGCAAATTAAAAGCACATAGAAAGAAACAGAGAGTGAGATAGAGAAGAACCCCATGTCCATATCATTATAGTCGTCGTCCGCCATCGTAGGGCTTGCTTGAAGAAACTATGGAGAGAGTGGATTCTCGCAGGATTTGTCTCAAAAGGTCAAAACTTTTACTTCCCTGCTTCGTCTCTGTAAAGCCCTAACAAAACAAATAGAGGTTTTATGTTCTAGAATTCTCCTTAGTTATAGCTGATTTAAAGATAAAAAGGGTAAACttttaaaatagtcacttttatttgccttaagttacattttaattatttatgt
This is a stretch of genomic DNA from Gossypium arboreum isolate Shixiya-1 chromosome 11, ASM2569848v2, whole genome shotgun sequence. It encodes these proteins:
- the LOC108457333 gene encoding probable transcriptional regulator SLK2 isoform X1: MVPSRMAGGLTQSSSSSGIFLQGNGQSQAVVNSRLSSPYENSSNSIPGTGVPNLGPVSDSVVLNSVANSGPSVGASSLVTDANSAFSGGPHLQRSASINTDSYMRLPASPMSFSSNNITMSGSSVVDGSSVGHHGSHQDPSVQQMQQSQQLKQGASSAASRPQPQTGQVSVPLGPRVPGPFLQDPGNLSQVQKKPRLDIKQEDILQQQMLQQLLQRQDSMQLQGRNPQLQALMQQQRFRQQQQILQSLPPLQRAHLQQQQQQQQQQQQLQLRQQLQQQGMQQITGMKRPFDGGVCARRLMQYLYHQRQRPPDNTIAYWRKFVAEYYSPRAKKRWCLSMYDNVGSHALGVFPQAAMDAWQCDICGSKSGRGFEATFEVLPRLTEIKFGSGVIDELLYLDMPRECRFPSGIMMLEYGRAVQESVYEQLRVVREGQLRIIFTQDLKILSWEFCARRHEELFPRHLVAPQVNQLVQVAQKCQSTISESGAEGVSQQDLQTNSNMVLTAGRQLVKSLELQSLNDLGFSKRYVRCLQIAEVVNSMKDLIDFCRENKSGAIEGLKNYPRHPSSTKLQMQKLQEMEQMTNVRGLPTDRNTLNKLIALNPGINNNPMRNNNHQMAAGRGTLSGSAQAALALSNYQNLLVRQNSINSNPNSLHQEASSSFNNSNQSPSSSFQGPAASLPAQQHTLSVTANNLIQQNHMQSSQGNPALQQQMIQQLLQEMSNNNTGVQQQSVNGQNENGSAGRNTSALATATSTVSGCVAGPAVSQSNSFKATSNDNSLAAGGDNRFNRGQPDLPQNLHSQDDTVPDIANDFMDNGFFNNDLDYNIGYGWKA
- the LOC108457333 gene encoding probable transcriptional regulator SLK2 isoform X2, encoding MRLPASPMSFSSNNITMSGSSVVDGSSVGHHGSHQDPSVQQMQQSQQLKQGASSAASRPQPQTGQVSVPLGPRVPGPFLQDPGNLSQVQKKPRLDIKQEDILQQQMLQQLLQRQDSMQLQGRNPQLQALMQQQRFRQQQQILQSLPPLQRAHLQQQQQQQQQQQQLQLRQQLQQQGMQQITGMKRPFDGGVCARRLMQYLYHQRQRPPDNTIAYWRKFVAEYYSPRAKKRWCLSMYDNVGSHALGVFPQAAMDAWQCDICGSKSGRGFEATFEVLPRLTEIKFGSGVIDELLYLDMPRECRFPSGIMMLEYGRAVQESVYEQLRVVREGQLRIIFTQDLKILSWEFCARRHEELFPRHLVAPQVNQLVQVAQKCQSTISESGAEGVSQQDLQTNSNMVLTAGRQLVKSLELQSLNDLGFSKRYVRCLQIAEVVNSMKDLIDFCRENKSGAIEGLKNYPRHPSSTKLQMQKLQEMEQMTNVRGLPTDRNTLNKLIALNPGINNNPMRNNNHQMAAGRGTLSGSAQAALALSNYQNLLVRQNSINSNPNSLHQEASSSFNNSNQSPSSSFQGPAASLPAQQHTLSVTANNLIQQNHMQSSQGNPALQQQMIQQLLQEMSNNNTGVQQQSVNGQNENGSAGRNTSALATATSTVSGCVAGPAVSQSNSFKATSNDNSLAAGGDNRFNRGQPDLPQNLHSQDDTVPDIANDFMDNGFFNNDLDYNIGYGWKA
- the LOC108454636 gene encoding DNA-directed RNA polymerases II, IV and V subunit 6A-like, whose translation is MADDDYNDMDMGYEDEPPEPEIEEGAEEDLENNNNDDVPLEPIETEDNVDQDAKDKTTRKTSKYMTKYERARILGTRALQISMNAPVMVELEGETDPLEIAMKELRERKIPFTIRRYLPDGSYEDWGVDELIVEDSWKRQVGGD